The following coding sequences are from one Lolium rigidum isolate FL_2022 chromosome 6, APGP_CSIRO_Lrig_0.1, whole genome shotgun sequence window:
- the LOC124659708 gene encoding MADS-box transcription factor 2 — translation MGRGKIEIKRIENQSNRQVTFSKRKNGILKKAKEISVLCDAEVGVVVFSSAGKLYDFCSPKTSLSRILEKYQTNSGKILWDEKHKSLSAEIDRIKKENDNMQIELRHLKGEDLNSLQPKELIMIEEALDNGLTGLHEKQMEHYDRLMKTGKMLEDENKLLAFKLHQQDIALNGNMRELELGYHPDRDFAAQMPITFRVQPSHPNLQENS, via the exons ATGGGGCGCGGGAAGATCGAGATCAAGAGGATCGAGAACCAGAGCAACCGCCAGGTGACCTTCTCCAAGCGCAAGAACGGGATCCTCAAGAAGGCGAAGGAGATCAGCGTACTCTGCGACGCCGAAgtcggcgtcgtcgtcttctCCAGCGCCGGCAAGCTCTACGACTTCTGCTCCCCAAAGACATC CCTATCAAGAATCTTGGAGAAGTACCAGACCAACTCCGGGAAGATACTGTGGGATGAGAAACATAAG agcCTCAGTGCGGAGATTGATCGAATCAAGAAAGAAAATGATAACATGCAGATCGAGCTCAG GCACTTGAAAGGCGAAGATCTGAACTCACTGCAACCCAAAGAGCTGATCATGATTGAGGAAGCACTTGATAATGGACTGACAGGCCTGCATGAAAAACAG ATGGAGCACTACGACAGGCTGATGAAAACT GGCAAGATGCTAGAAGATGAGAACAAGTTGCTCGCATTTAAACTG CATCAGCAAGATATCGCCCTGAACGGCAACATGAGGGAGCTTGAGCTTGGTTACCATCCGGATAGGGACTTTGCAGCCCAGATGCCGATCACCTTCCGCGTGCAGCCTAGCCACCCCAACCTGCAGGAGAACAGCTAG